A genome region from Gammaproteobacteria bacterium includes the following:
- a CDS encoding DUF3301 domain-containing protein gives MNPKELLWSLFGMALVAWFFSDSLRARESAIIFSRQACHQAGMQFLDETVALARLGIRFGEQGLAWRRVYHFEYSDDRMVSSCHPYTRRGKGWVILCGTILEELTLEI, from the coding sequence ATGAACCCCAAAGAACTGCTCTGGTCTCTATTTGGAATGGCGTTAGTGGCCTGGTTTTTTTCCGATAGTCTCCGCGCTCGGGAAAGTGCGATTATTTTTTCCCGCCAAGCCTGTCATCAGGCCGGAATGCAATTTTTGGACGAAACCGTTGCCCTCGCGCGTTTAGGGATACGTTTTGGCGAGCAAGGTCTGGCTTGGCGGCGCGTGTATCATTTTGAATATTCAGACGACAGGATGGTCTCGTCTTGTCATCCTTACACACGGCGCGGTAAAGGTTGGGTAATTTTGTGTGGAACTATTCTGGAAGAATTAACCTTGGAAATTTAA